In Nostoc sp. GT001, a genomic segment contains:
- a CDS encoding GNAT family N-acetyltransferase, translated as MITVQVEQEVTQQDRMTVIQMIREFNQHFFPLSQWQPIAVFARDESGLIVGGILGEIGCDWLYIRVLVVQEDLRGKGIGSNILKIAEKEGQKQNCVGVHLETLDFQAKEFYESQGYTVFAFQENYPLGHKRYFMQKLFNLS; from the coding sequence ATGATTACAGTTCAAGTAGAACAAGAAGTAACTCAGCAGGATCGGATGACTGTCATCCAAATGATTCGCGAGTTCAATCAACATTTTTTTCCGTTGTCGCAGTGGCAACCTATAGCAGTTTTTGCACGAGATGAATCAGGCTTAATTGTTGGTGGAATTCTGGGTGAAATCGGTTGTGATTGGCTTTATATCAGAGTTCTAGTTGTTCAAGAAGACTTACGCGGTAAAGGAATTGGAAGCAACATCCTGAAAATTGCTGAAAAAGAAGGTCAAAAGCAAAACTGTGTAGGGGTTCATCTTGAGACATTAGACTTTCAAGCTAAGGAATTTTATGAATCTCAAGGCTACACTGTATTTGCTTTTCAAGAAAATTACCCACTGGGTCATAAAAGATACTTCATGCAAAAGTTGTTTAATCTGAGTTAA
- a CDS encoding quinone-dependent dihydroorotate dehydrogenase yields MDIYKFAISPLLFNVVKTDPEWLHQQTIRSFNWLSQTPSSWVNQRLKKSLCLYDSRLEQNLFGLNFPNPVGLAAGFDKDGVAAGIWSNLGFGFAELGTVTFHAQPGNPRPRLFRLPLDKAALNRMGFNNSGAAVMAARLAQQKHELTRSIPIGINLGKSKITPLEAAAQDYLDSFRLLKDLGDYFVVNVSSPNTPGLRSLQDASMLSAILDLLQQENTTHKPIFVKIAPDLSWEAIADIINLAKTYQLAGIIATNTTISRDGLKTQVIDQTGKSPQEEADGISGEPLRDRSTEVISFIWQQTQGQIPIIGVGGIFSSEDAWEKITAGASLIQVYTGWIYEGPMMVRRILAGLLSKLEQSGLNSINEAVGLQVKIPKF; encoded by the coding sequence ATGGATATTTATAAATTTGCAATTAGTCCGCTTTTGTTCAATGTGGTAAAAACAGACCCGGAGTGGTTACATCAGCAGACGATTCGCAGTTTTAATTGGCTATCGCAAACGCCTTCTAGTTGGGTAAACCAACGTTTAAAGAAGTCTTTATGCCTGTACGATTCACGTTTAGAACAAAATTTGTTTGGGCTAAACTTTCCAAATCCTGTAGGGTTAGCAGCTGGCTTCGACAAGGATGGAGTCGCTGCGGGCATTTGGTCTAACCTGGGTTTTGGCTTTGCAGAACTAGGAACTGTAACCTTTCACGCACAGCCCGGAAATCCCCGTCCTCGTTTATTTCGCCTACCGTTAGATAAAGCTGCTCTCAATCGGATGGGTTTTAATAACAGTGGTGCAGCAGTAATGGCGGCACGTTTGGCACAGCAAAAGCATGAGTTAACCCGATCGATACCCATAGGAATAAATTTGGGAAAATCTAAGATAACTCCCCTAGAAGCAGCCGCACAGGATTATCTCGATAGTTTTCGTTTACTCAAAGATTTGGGAGACTATTTTGTTGTTAATGTCTCTTCTCCCAATACACCAGGGTTGCGATCGCTCCAAGATGCTTCTATGCTCAGTGCCATCTTAGATTTATTACAACAAGAAAATACTACACATAAACCAATTTTTGTCAAGATTGCGCCAGATTTATCATGGGAAGCGATCGCTGACATTATAAATCTTGCTAAAACCTACCAACTGGCAGGAATAATCGCCACTAACACTACCATCAGCCGTGATGGACTCAAGACCCAGGTTATTGACCAAACAGGCAAATCACCCCAGGAAGAAGCCGACGGAATTAGTGGTGAACCATTGCGCGATCGCTCCACTGAGGTAATTAGTTTTATTTGGCAGCAAACCCAAGGACAAATCCCAATAATTGGGGTTGGTGGTATTTTTTCCTCAGAAGATGCTTGGGAAAAAATTACTGCTGGTGCTAGTTTGATTCAGGTTTATACAGGCTGGATTTACGAAGGGCCAATGATGGTACGCCGAATTCTAGCTGGTTTACTTTCCAAGCTAGAACAAAGCGGATTAAATTCCATCAACGAAGCTGTGGGTTTACAAGTAAAAATTCCAAAATTCTAA
- a CDS encoding TROVE domain-containing protein, translated as MNYNFFTKKKTNTPQNQPIPGREAEMVQGRSGGWMFDAGIWKMLHRCLLVGTAKSTYYAGKQELTEDFVAVVRKAVAENPSRVAEEILYASDGRAINNSAPILALVLLSMGEAPEAKQAFGEIFPQIVRTGSHFYEWLNYTKSLRGFGKVVREAGKTWLSREDVKGLAYQLLKYQQRQGFSHRDALRLFHVKPPTENHRQLFEWVVRGWEELPADIPSEALAQIWWYEWLKRNPTQTHEAISQGRLTHEMAAPVGKMDKTAWQLIFQEMPIGAMLRNLGSLTELGVLQTDETANLERVEAVLNNKEHLRKGRIHPIDVLKALKTYESGGTLGRSKKTWNPVPRIADILEKSVELSFDVVQPTGKVFIHAVDVSGSMGSMVADMGLTCCEIATTMALVTAKAEKNYMIRGFATEFRELSITAKDSFSSAVRKASNQNFGGTDASVAYDWMIKNKFKADVVCFWTDSESWAGYKHPSQALKEYRKKVNPNVKAVYVTLTPYQITLVDPEDSLSWDLAGFDPGTPRIIQMLATGEL; from the coding sequence ATGAATTACAATTTTTTCACTAAAAAGAAAACAAATACACCCCAAAATCAACCTATCCCCGGACGAGAAGCAGAAATGGTTCAGGGACGTTCCGGCGGTTGGATGTTTGACGCTGGTATTTGGAAAATGCTGCACCGTTGTTTGTTAGTTGGCACAGCAAAAAGCACTTACTACGCTGGTAAACAGGAATTAACAGAGGATTTTGTGGCAGTTGTCAGAAAAGCTGTTGCCGAAAATCCCAGCCGTGTAGCAGAAGAAATTCTATATGCTAGCGATGGACGCGCCATCAATAATAGTGCGCCTATCTTGGCTTTAGTGTTGCTATCAATGGGTGAAGCACCAGAAGCAAAACAGGCGTTTGGTGAAATCTTCCCGCAAATTGTCCGTACTGGTAGCCACTTCTACGAATGGTTGAACTACACCAAATCTCTGCGGGGATTTGGCAAAGTAGTGCGGGAAGCTGGTAAAACTTGGCTCTCAAGGGAAGATGTCAAAGGCTTGGCTTATCAACTGTTGAAATATCAACAGCGTCAAGGCTTCTCCCACCGAGATGCATTGCGGTTGTTCCATGTCAAACCGCCTACAGAAAATCACCGTCAACTATTTGAGTGGGTAGTTAGAGGCTGGGAAGAATTGCCAGCAGATATCCCCTCAGAAGCGTTGGCGCAGATTTGGTGGTATGAGTGGCTCAAGCGGAATCCCACTCAAACCCATGAAGCTATTTCCCAAGGACGCCTAACTCACGAAATGGCTGCACCTGTGGGCAAAATGGACAAAACCGCTTGGCAGCTAATCTTTCAGGAAATGCCAATAGGTGCAATGCTGCGTAACCTGGGTTCTTTGACTGAACTGGGTGTGTTGCAAACTGACGAAACTGCCAACTTGGAGCGAGTAGAAGCAGTTCTCAACAATAAGGAACATCTGCGTAAAGGTCGTATCCATCCAATTGATGTTTTGAAAGCACTCAAAACTTATGAATCTGGTGGGACATTAGGACGCAGTAAGAAAACTTGGAACCCAGTTCCTCGGATTGCGGACATTTTAGAAAAGTCGGTTGAACTGTCTTTTGATGTTGTGCAACCTACAGGTAAAGTGTTCATACACGCCGTGGATGTTTCTGGTTCTATGGGTAGCATGGTTGCAGATATGGGATTGACTTGCTGTGAAATTGCCACCACAATGGCACTGGTGACAGCAAAAGCAGAGAAAAACTACATGATTCGCGGCTTTGCTACAGAATTCCGGGAATTAAGTATCACTGCCAAAGATAGTTTTAGTTCTGCGGTTCGCAAAGCTAGCAACCAAAACTTCGGTGGAACGGATGCGTCTGTAGCTTACGACTGGATGATTAAAAATAAGTTCAAAGCAGATGTAGTCTGCTTTTGGACTGACTCGGAAAGCTGGGCTGGGTATAAGCATCCAAGTCAAGCGCTGAAGGAGTACCGCAAAAAGGTAAATCCTAACGTCAAGGCGGTGTATGTCACCTTGACACCTTACCAAATTACTTTAGTAGATCCTGAAGATTCGCTGTCTTGGGATTTGGCAGGATTCGACCCAGGTACGCCTCGGATCATCCAGATGCTTGCTACGGGTGAATTGTAG
- a CDS encoding peptidoglycan-binding protein, translating into MTKKAFSFLNLLFGLKQSRRYFPEERQVCVFNKRPILYRDFSPNSAQESINELQERLQAQGFLSTLSGKFDLETEEAVIKFQKANNLQVDGVVGPLSWACLFYPRLYRNQKSMSPKLQDAIKELQTILNEEGFLKKEPDGYFSRETERGVKRFQRTYGLKDDGIVGAATWAVLMGMRQKIDNKSFLQLVYFLSPQSWFFCEQLLMISFILLGIYCSPIPVADELKWNIALATAYGLTCIVPFLLECLPLKPSKHSSLPLLEYAPYVLTGIFWKPIIGFLGTLFN; encoded by the coding sequence ATGACAAAGAAAGCATTTAGTTTCCTAAATCTCTTGTTTGGGCTAAAACAATCCCGGCGTTATTTCCCAGAAGAAAGACAAGTCTGTGTATTCAATAAGCGTCCCATATTATACCGAGACTTTTCGCCAAATTCTGCACAAGAATCAATTAATGAACTGCAAGAACGACTGCAAGCTCAGGGGTTTCTCTCAACTCTTAGTGGTAAATTTGACTTAGAAACAGAAGAGGCTGTAATAAAATTTCAGAAAGCCAATAATCTTCAGGTGGATGGAGTAGTCGGGCCACTAAGTTGGGCTTGCCTTTTCTACCCAAGGCTTTACCGCAATCAGAAAAGTATGTCGCCAAAATTACAGGATGCTATTAAGGAACTGCAAACTATCCTTAATGAAGAAGGATTTTTAAAAAAAGAACCTGATGGATATTTTAGTAGGGAAACTGAAAGAGGTGTTAAACGCTTTCAAAGAACTTATGGACTGAAAGATGATGGCATAGTTGGGGCTGCGACTTGGGCTGTATTAATGGGAATGCGACAAAAAATAGATAACAAAAGCTTTCTCCAGTTAGTTTATTTTCTATCGCCCCAATCCTGGTTTTTTTGTGAGCAGCTTTTAATGATCTCTTTCATTCTACTGGGTATTTATTGTAGCCCCATACCAGTAGCAGATGAACTGAAATGGAATATAGCCTTAGCAACTGCCTATGGACTCACCTGTATAGTGCCTTTTCTCTTGGAGTGTTTACCGCTGAAGCCCTCGAAGCACTCAAGTTTACCGCTTTTAGAATATGCTCCTTATGTGTTAACTGGTATCTTTTGGAAACCAATTATCGGTTTTTTGGGGACATTGTTTAATTAA
- a CDS encoding tetratricopeptide repeat protein — translation MSGQSEPWNLPKSWNSKILQGWEINRLLTDLESMLQKRYRQSTRKDLLLGLLCGCSLKKIGQDLHKENSVVRAGLSNIYRDIEILTGEPNNTVKSSNLVHILEKHGYRKNSVVSTIKSRSIPHNLPAPTYTQFIGREPDMNKLLKRLSPDHGAHIITVHGIGGVGKTALVLAAAYLCLKASNENFSDAPKFEAIIFTSAKQQELIPNNSILRRQQGQRNLRDIFREIANALDDPTIIQSPANDQFDRVRQSLSRQRTLLIVDNMETIEDRDEVIEFLYNLPICVKVVITTREQIALLPIRLRNLPLDDGLQLIRQQAEEKGIALNDEESKLLYKNTGGIPLAIVYAIGQVSSGYSLNSVLDRLTSATDDVACFCFEQSVQGIKGQSPHKLLMSLAIFPDSPILAAVAEVAGLTTAPDPVNNGLARLQQLSLVNLNPETKRFEMLSLTREYALAELAAYPDFEKEARNRWVKWYLDFAHSYADEDWEKWIHYNKLEPEEANLRTVLYWCKDQDRYEAVRDLWMLLIHYANVYAYWDDRLDWLQWLIEQSERRGEWSSFVKITVRKSWLLIRECSSVSLKEADEILQRTWILRDHADLCVQADLAESMARLKIRQKDYQDARHWLTVEEKLVIEANLEERQHIRYFIPVLYHQAEIFYLEGEYLLAKQLFQEVMRSAENISWHRVINSASNWLADLAIEQGDREEAQKLLIQGFTVAEMTHNKRRLARYQRSFARWEKKWGSVEKAQEWSTKAINGFKQLGMTQDAQDMQIFLDSL, via the coding sequence ATGTCAGGTCAGTCAGAACCTTGGAATTTACCTAAAAGTTGGAATAGCAAGATTTTGCAGGGCTGGGAGATAAACCGACTACTGACTGACTTAGAGTCTATGCTTCAAAAACGTTATAGACAAAGTACCAGGAAAGACCTGTTACTTGGGTTACTCTGTGGGTGTAGCTTGAAAAAGATTGGTCAAGATTTACACAAGGAAAATTCTGTTGTCAGAGCAGGGTTAAGCAATATCTATCGGGACATTGAAATTTTGACAGGAGAACCAAATAACACTGTCAAGTCCAGTAATCTTGTCCACATTTTAGAAAAACATGGGTATCGCAAAAATTCTGTGGTATCCACGATCAAAAGCCGCTCTATTCCCCACAATTTACCAGCACCAACTTACACGCAATTTATTGGCCGGGAACCGGATATGAATAAGCTACTAAAACGCCTTTCACCGGATCATGGCGCTCATATCATCACGGTGCATGGTATTGGTGGTGTGGGTAAAACGGCGTTGGTGTTAGCCGCTGCTTACCTGTGTTTAAAAGCCAGTAATGAAAACTTTTCTGATGCACCAAAATTTGAGGCGATTATTTTCACTTCAGCCAAACAACAAGAACTTATTCCCAACAATAGTATATTGCGGCGGCAACAGGGACAGCGTAACCTGCGCGATATCTTTCGGGAAATTGCCAATGCTTTAGATGATCCTACGATTATTCAATCTCCTGCCAATGACCAATTTGACCGTGTACGCCAAAGTCTCTCAAGACAAAGAACACTGTTGATTGTGGACAACATGGAGACTATAGAAGACAGAGATGAGGTTATTGAGTTTTTATATAATCTGCCCATTTGCGTCAAAGTGGTAATTACTACCCGTGAGCAAATTGCCTTGCTACCGATTCGTCTACGAAACTTGCCCTTAGATGATGGTTTGCAGCTGATTCGACAACAAGCTGAAGAAAAAGGTATAGCTCTCAACGATGAGGAATCAAAGCTGCTCTACAAAAACACTGGTGGAATCCCTCTCGCGATTGTGTATGCGATCGGTCAAGTATCCAGTGGCTACTCTTTAAACTCGGTATTGGATCGATTAACCTCGGCTACAGATGATGTAGCTTGTTTTTGCTTCGAGCAATCAGTGCAAGGAATCAAAGGACAGTCACCCCACAAGTTACTGATGTCACTAGCGATTTTTCCTGACTCTCCCATACTTGCTGCTGTGGCTGAGGTTGCTGGACTAACAACCGCTCCTGATCCTGTAAATAATGGCTTGGCACGTTTGCAGCAACTTTCCTTGGTGAATCTAAACCCAGAGACTAAGCGGTTTGAAATGCTTTCTCTGACTCGTGAGTACGCTTTAGCAGAATTGGCTGCTTACCCAGATTTTGAGAAGGAAGCACGTAATAGGTGGGTTAAATGGTATTTGGATTTTGCCCACAGTTATGCTGATGAAGATTGGGAAAAGTGGATACACTACAATAAGTTAGAGCCAGAAGAAGCAAATCTGCGCACAGTACTTTATTGGTGTAAAGACCAAGACCGCTACGAAGCAGTTAGAGATTTATGGATGCTCTTGATCCATTATGCAAATGTCTACGCTTACTGGGACGATCGCCTAGATTGGCTGCAATGGCTCATTGAACAATCAGAACGCCGTGGGGAATGGTCTTCTTTCGTAAAAATCACCGTCCGCAAAAGCTGGTTACTAATTCGAGAGTGTTCTTCTGTAAGTCTGAAAGAAGCAGACGAAATTTTGCAGCGGACATGGATTTTGCGTGACCATGCGGATTTGTGCGTTCAGGCTGACTTAGCCGAAAGTATGGCTAGGCTAAAAATTAGACAAAAGGATTATCAAGATGCACGCCACTGGCTGACGGTAGAAGAAAAATTGGTGATCGAGGCAAATCTTGAGGAGCGACAGCATATCCGCTATTTTATTCCCGTTCTTTACCATCAGGCTGAAATCTTTTATTTAGAGGGTGAATATCTTTTAGCAAAGCAGCTATTTCAAGAGGTGATGAGAAGTGCAGAAAACATTAGTTGGCATCGGGTGATCAATTCTGCGAGCAATTGGCTGGCTGATCTTGCCATTGAACAAGGCGATCGCGAAGAAGCTCAAAAGCTATTAATTCAAGGATTCACTGTTGCTGAAATGACTCACAACAAGCGGCGTTTAGCTCGCTATCAACGTTCTTTTGCCCGTTGGGAGAAAAAGTGGGGAAGCGTAGAGAAGGCTCAAGAATGGTCAACTAAGGCTATTAATGGTTTTAAGCAATTAGGGATGACACAAGATGCACAGGATATGCAAATTTTTCTTGATTCTCTGTAA
- a CDS encoding transposase family protein, whose protein sequence is MNLIEAIQGVPDYRHARGIRHRLWIILTIVLLGSCTGYWGYKPLAEFTKNHRLSLIKLLDLSPDIQFPSASTFRNIMMSIDFQILAELFNVWAEKSLPINFKELFAIDGKCIKSTVTGGNQSYQNFVSIVSVFSL, encoded by the coding sequence ATGAATTTAATCGAAGCAATCCAAGGGGTTCCCGATTATCGACATGCTAGAGGTATTAGACATAGACTTTGGATAATACTAACTATAGTTTTGTTAGGTAGTTGTACAGGATATTGGGGGTATAAACCTTTAGCTGAGTTCACAAAAAATCATCGATTATCTCTAATCAAATTATTAGATTTATCTCCAGATATTCAATTTCCGTCAGCATCAACATTCAGAAATATTATGATGTCAATTGATTTTCAGATATTAGCTGAACTGTTTAACGTCTGGGCAGAAAAGAGTTTGCCAATTAATTTCAAAGAATTATTTGCCATCGATGGGAAATGTATTAAAAGTACTGTAACCGGGGGAAATCAATCCTATCAAAACTTTGTGAGTATCGTTTCAGTTTTCAGTTTATAG
- a CDS encoding CHASE2 domain-containing serine/threonine-protein kinase: MAEEPTSTLTKNYVSTANKLSSKPTKVTSTASARHSRWMVRLGHLLAGTWAIGGALLSASGGELVQLMENQVLSGFFQMRGPIVPPEDIVILAIDDQSISVPEQYYKTDPKQYGYLETLKSYPFKRAAYSQVITKLIEAGARAVALDVVFDTASSYGVADDRQFQAALQKYGNKVTLAAIYENSQTHQGSFTQLTDPQQMFRTGSVSIGSVNFPLEVDGKVHRLASEYPKLLGEDNLFTKKRLSFDEAALKAAQVNYPRPKGDRIYXLGPAGTFEQKPFWHVLDPENWNTYLQQGKVFKDKIVLIGATDQLHNDYYPVAGSNSTEQMSGVEIHANAIATLMSGKAIAPGIKSPPLQGLFVLMLVGSSALMISRRKRSINRFFYSLGLSGAWGVISYGLFVYGQLIFPTSVPIIAIAMTGVCYLATSVIRESIRKRQLVDIFQKYKTSPVVQEIISQQDDFQHLIQQRDLALSGKVLARRYKIVKVLGSGGFSETYIAEDTQRPGNPQCVVKQLKPANTKPEGLQLARRLFHSEAQTLEKLGRHAQIPQLLAYFEEDEEFYLVQEQIIGHPLNQELPAGRAIEEIAAIKIIRDLLQTLTFVHENHVIHRDIKPSNIIRRHSDGKLVLIDFGAVKEVGIKQLDRQESTPFTIGIGTQGYAPSEQCFGRPHYSSDIYAVGMVGIKALTGVAPRELDRNSDGEIKWSNRTQVSHSLAKILSKMVLDDFKERYQSASEALKDLEALKAIKALDDLVNSQHRDYIPQDDLLMNTLDELGAPTKSYSEPSSENP; encoded by the coding sequence ATGGCAGAAGAACCTACGTCTACCTTAACTAAAAACTATGTCTCTACTGCCAATAAACTGTCAAGTAAACCAACAAAAGTGACTTCAACAGCATCTGCTCGCCACTCCCGGTGGATGGTTCGCTTAGGTCATCTACTGGCAGGTACTTGGGCAATTGGGGGCGCACTATTGAGCGCTTCTGGTGGGGAATTGGTTCAATTGATGGAAAATCAGGTGCTTTCTGGCTTTTTTCAAATGCGCGGGCCGATTGTGCCTCCAGAAGACATTGTAATTTTAGCAATAGACGATCAGTCAATATCGGTTCCCGAACAGTACTATAAAACCGATCCGAAACAGTATGGCTACTTAGAAACGCTGAAATCTTATCCTTTTAAACGGGCCGCATACTCCCAGGTAATAACAAAATTAATCGAAGCAGGTGCCCGCGCTGTAGCATTAGATGTAGTTTTTGATACGGCAAGCAGTTATGGAGTTGCAGACGATCGCCAATTCCAAGCAGCATTGCAAAAATATGGCAATAAAGTTACCTTAGCAGCCATATACGAAAATTCCCAGACGCACCAAGGGTCTTTTACGCAATTGACTGACCCACAACAAATGTTTCGTACAGGGTCAGTATCCATTGGCTCAGTTAATTTCCCTTTAGAAGTAGATGGAAAAGTTCATCGATTAGCGAGTGAGTATCCCAAGTTATTAGGTGAAGATAATTTATTTACCAAAAAGCGACTCTCTTTTGATGAAGCCGCGCTGAAGGCAGCACAAGTAAATTATCCCCGACCAAAGGGCGATCGCATTTATTTNTTGGGGCCTGCGGGTACATTTGAGCAAAAACCTTTTTGGCACGTACTCGACCCGGAAAACTGGAACACCTATTTGCAGCAGGGAAAAGTTTTCAAAGACAAGATCGTGCTGATTGGTGCAACAGATCAGTTACATAATGATTATTATCCAGTCGCTGGTAGTAATAGCACTGAACAGATGTCGGGCGTGGAAATTCACGCCAATGCGATCGCAACTTTGATGTCAGGAAAAGCGATCGCCCCAGGAATTAAGAGTCCACCATTGCAGGGTTTGTTTGTGCTAATGCTAGTAGGCAGTTCAGCCTTGATGATTAGCAGACGCAAGCGTAGTATTAATAGATTTTTCTATAGCCTTGGCCTGTCTGGCGCTTGGGGAGTAATTAGCTATGGGTTATTTGTCTATGGTCAGTTAATTTTCCCCACTAGTGTACCAATAATCGCGATCGCCATGACCGGAGTTTGCTATTTGGCAACCTCAGTCATCAGAGAAAGCATCAGAAAACGCCAATTGGTAGACATTTTTCAGAAGTATAAAACTTCACCCGTTGTCCAAGAGATTATCAGCCAACAAGATGACTTCCAACACCTAATTCAGCAACGAGATTTAGCCTTATCTGGCAAAGTTTTGGCTAGACGCTACAAAATTGTCAAAGTTCTCGGTTCTGGTGGATTTAGTGAAACCTACATTGCCGAAGATACCCAACGTCCTGGTAATCCGCAATGTGTTGTCAAACAATTAAAACCAGCCAACACCAAACCAGAAGGATTGCAACTTGCCAGACGTTTATTTCACTCAGAGGCACAAACACTAGAAAAATTGGGAAGGCACGCTCAAATTCCTCAACTTTTGGCCTATTTTGAAGAAGATGAAGAATTTTATTTAGTCCAAGAACAGATAATTGGTCATCCTTTAAATCAAGAACTTCCAGCAGGTAGAGCAATTGAAGAAATTGCAGCGATCAAAATTATCAGGGACTTATTGCAAACATTAACATTTGTCCATGAAAACCACGTGATTCATCGGGATATTAAACCCAGTAATATCATCCGGCGACACTCAGACGGAAAACTAGTATTGATTGACTTTGGAGCCGTCAAGGAAGTCGGCATCAAACAACTCGATCGCCAAGAGTCAACTCCTTTCACCATTGGTATTGGTACTCAGGGTTACGCACCAAGCGAACAATGTTTTGGGCGTCCACACTATAGTAGTGATATCTATGCAGTTGGCATGGTTGGGATTAAAGCTTTGACTGGTGTAGCACCCCGTGAGCTAGATAGAAATTCTGATGGAGAAATCAAATGGAGCAATCGCACTCAGGTGAGCCACTCCTTAGCTAAGATTCTCAGTAAAATGGTGCTGGATGACTTCAAAGAGCGATATCAGTCTGCATCAGAGGCTCTTAAGGATCTTGAAGCTCTGAAAGCTATTAAAGCTCTTGATGATTTGGTAAATTCCCAACACAGAGACTATATTCCACAAGATGACTTATTAATGAATACTTTAGATGAATTAGGCGCTCCCACAAAATCTTACTCAGAACCATCCTCAGAAAATCCCTGA
- a CDS encoding NYN domain-containing protein, which translates to MGSPMNRLSIFVDGNNMFYAQQKNGWFFDPRRVLEYFKHEQSETTLINAFWYTGLKDPQDQRGFRDALISLGYTVRTKILKEYYDDTSGRYSQKANLDIEIVVDMFNTVDQYDRVVLFSGDGDFERAIELLRSKNTHITVVSTEGMIARELRNATDRYIDLNDIRDQIEKTEG; encoded by the coding sequence ATGGGTTCTCCAATGAATCGTCTGTCTATTTTTGTAGATGGAAATAATATGTTCTATGCTCAACAAAAAAATGGCTGGTTTTTTGACCCGCGGCGAGTCTTAGAATACTTCAAACATGAGCAATCAGAAACAACATTAATTAATGCCTTCTGGTACACTGGCTTAAAAGATCCACAAGACCAGCGAGGTTTCAGAGATGCTCTAATTAGTCTAGGATATACAGTACGAACTAAGATTCTTAAAGAATATTATGATGATACGTCAGGTCGTTACTCGCAAAAAGCGAATTTAGATATTGAAATTGTTGTAGATATGTTTAATACAGTAGACCAGTATGACAGAGTAGTATTATTCAGTGGTGATGGAGATTTTGAAAGAGCAATCGAACTATTACGCTCAAAAAATACACATATTACGGTAGTATCAACGGAAGGAATGATTGCTAGAGAACTACGCAATGCTACTGATAGATATATAGATTTAAATGATATCAGAGATCAAATAGAAAAAACTGAAGGTTAG